A DNA window from Mycolicibacter terrae contains the following coding sequences:
- a CDS encoding DUF732 domain-containing protein: MKKQLIATALSAVLAGFAVGPAPAALADEPSNDDQVFFTDLEEEGLHPSYDQQICGTLKCEPLRDLLVQEGHAVCSALSSSPRLVPISVIANLEVSPDKAHAIINAARRAYCPQSPDPYNRTA; encoded by the coding sequence ATGAAGAAACAACTCATCGCAACGGCCCTCAGCGCGGTGCTGGCCGGCTTCGCAGTAGGGCCCGCTCCCGCGGCTTTGGCCGACGAACCCAGCAATGACGACCAGGTCTTCTTCACCGACCTCGAGGAAGAGGGGCTGCACCCGTCCTACGACCAGCAGATCTGCGGCACCCTCAAGTGCGAACCGCTGCGGGATCTTCTGGTGCAGGAGGGTCACGCGGTCTGTTCGGCGCTGAGCAGCTCCCCGCGATTGGTGCCGATCTCGGTGATCGCCAATCTGGAAGTGTCGCCTGATAAAGCGCACGCCATCATCAACGCGGCTCGGCGCGCCTATTGCCCGCAGTCGCCGGATCCGTATAACCGGACCGCCTGA
- a CDS encoding DUF3817 domain-containing protein: MTETPAQAAPAEKVRSALLPYRVMAWATGVWLIALCYEVFVRYVVQVDNPPTWIGVVHGWVYFVYLLATFNLAVKVRWPLPKTIGVLLAGTIPLLGIIVEHFQSRNIKTQFNL, encoded by the coding sequence ATGACCGAGACACCCGCCCAGGCCGCTCCCGCGGAGAAGGTCCGCAGCGCTCTCCTGCCCTATCGGGTCATGGCGTGGGCAACCGGTGTCTGGCTGATCGCGCTCTGCTACGAGGTGTTCGTGCGCTACGTGGTCCAGGTGGACAACCCGCCCACCTGGATCGGCGTGGTGCACGGCTGGGTGTACTTCGTCTACCTACTGGCCACATTCAATCTGGCGGTCAAGGTGCGCTGGCCGCTTCCCAAGACCATCGGGGTGCTGCTGGCCGGCACCATTCCGCTGCTGGGCATCATCGTCGAGCACTTCCAGAGCCGAAACATCAAAACCCAGTTCAACCTCTGA
- a CDS encoding DUF3761 domain-containing protein: MTVTVTESTTLPAPLMSPPALAPSQTFAPPPATSIEPVAPPTGASAVCRDGSYSFSRHRSGACSNHGGVQRWVNPPAK; this comes from the coding sequence GTGACCGTCACCGTGACGGAGTCGACCACGCTGCCGGCGCCGCTGATGTCGCCGCCCGCGCTCGCACCGTCCCAGACGTTCGCACCGCCACCGGCGACGTCGATCGAGCCCGTCGCGCCACCAACCGGGGCCAGCGCAGTCTGTCGTGACGGCAGCTACTCATTCAGCAGGCACCGCAGCGGTGCCTGCTCCAACCACGGCGGCGTGCAGCGTTGGGTGAACCCGCCTGCGAAGTGA